In Mesotoga infera, a single window of DNA contains:
- a CDS encoding YebC/PmpR family DNA-binding transcriptional regulator — protein sequence MSGHNKWANIKHRKGAQDAKRSKVFTKIIRELMVSAREGGSDPNTNTSLRTAIEKARAANMPKDTMEKAIKKGAGELEGQSFSEALYEGYAPGGVALLIRCLTDNKNRTAQEIRHTLSKYGGSMAESGAVSWMFERKGIITVAKEQISDLEEFQLLAIEAGAEDIKDEADPIEIVTSPDSVSDVKTALEENGYSLSYDMSYIPSNTLKVEGSDAGKLFKLLDILEDNDDVQEIYDNSDIDEAEMEALAEQMG from the coding sequence ATGTCCGGTCATAACAAGTGGGCAAATATCAAGCACAGAAAGGGCGCTCAAGACGCCAAGAGATCAAAGGTTTTCACGAAGATCATTAGAGAGCTTATGGTCTCGGCAAGAGAGGGTGGTTCTGATCCAAACACCAACACCTCTTTGAGGACAGCTATAGAAAAGGCGAGAGCAGCAAATATGCCTAAAGACACGATGGAAAAAGCAATCAAGAAAGGCGCAGGGGAACTCGAAGGCCAGTCGTTCTCTGAGGCTCTTTACGAAGGATACGCCCCAGGCGGTGTTGCACTTCTGATAAGATGTCTTACTGATAATAAGAACAGAACCGCTCAGGAAATTAGGCACACGCTTTCGAAATACGGAGGCTCGATGGCCGAAAGCGGCGCAGTGAGTTGGATGTTTGAAAGAAAGGGAATAATTACCGTAGCAAAAGAACAGATTTCTGATCTCGAAGAGTTTCAGCTTCTTGCTATAGAGGCAGGGGCCGAGGATATAAAGGACGAAGCAGATCCAATTGAGATAGTTACCTCTCCGGACTCCGTATCGGATGTAAAGACTGCCCTTGAGGAGAACGGCTATTCATTGTCTTACGATATGAGTTACATTCCAAGCAACACGCTGAAAGTTGAGGGTTCAGATGCCGGTAAGCTCTTCAAGCTTCTCGACATTCTTGAAGATAACGACGATG